A single Sulfurimonas aquatica DNA region contains:
- a CDS encoding shikimate kinase — MKNVILIGFMGVGKGSVAREVIKSSEYIAIDTDDLIESMENRKIKNIFETDGEEYFRNLEKNVSLWLEASVKNTLVSTGGGFYKQKNLKKIGIIVLLDSPFDEIIKRIEAHPNAAKKLKKRPLLKDLKKAKELYKARRPEYLKLADIVVDVTNKSASECSKELLKKVKKYA; from the coding sequence ATGAAAAATGTTATCTTGATTGGTTTTATGGGTGTTGGTAAAGGAAGTGTGGCAAGAGAGGTGATCAAATCATCTGAGTATATTGCTATTGATACTGATGACCTCATAGAGAGTATGGAAAATAGAAAAATTAAGAATATTTTCGAAACAGATGGTGAAGAGTATTTTAGAAATTTAGAAAAAAATGTTTCGCTCTGGTTGGAAGCTAGTGTAAAAAATACACTTGTATCAACTGGTGGAGGTTTTTATAAGCAAAAAAATCTAAAAAAGATTGGTATAATAGTCCTACTTGATTCTCCGTTTGATGAAATTATTAAAAGAATAGAAGCGCATCCAAATGCAGCAAAAAAGTTAAAGAAACGTCCTCTTTTGAAAGATTTAAAAAAAGCTAAAGAACTTTATAAAGCTAGACGACCGGAATACTTAAAACTTGCAGATATAGTTGTGGACGTAACAAACAAGAGTGCGTCTGAGTGCTCAAAAGAATTACTTAAAAAGGTGAAAAAATATGCATAA
- a CDS encoding S41 family peptidase has product MKNKKFITLGFASVTLSLGLLFSSNLFAESSKLVPKESETSRLQSLAKFTKVIGIVEQYNVDDITIEELMDKALDGMMQNLDAHSNYLTKKDYKKLKVQTSGEFGGLGITVGMKDGALTVISPIDGTPADKAGLQSGDIILKIDEKSTISMTIDEAVSLMRGKVGDPIDVTIVRKGEMKPLVIHIVRGIITIESVHVKTINDDTLYIRVASFDQKVAADVAKEIKKRKATTKGIILDLRNNPGGLLDQAVDLVDLFVDKGDIVSQKGRQESDAKTFTASSRATLTKVPMVVLINGGSASASEIVSGALQDHKRAVLVGENTFGKGSVQVVLPITNDEAIKLTIARYYLPSGRTIQAVGVKPDIEVAPGEVKTRKNEFAIKESDLKQHLEEELEKVDGKKDEIKEDKKENKDIITSEMLTKDIQLKEAVDIIKALVIIKG; this is encoded by the coding sequence ATGAAAAACAAAAAATTCATTACACTTGGATTTGCATCTGTAACATTATCTCTTGGTCTTCTGTTTAGCTCAAATCTTTTTGCTGAGAGTTCAAAACTAGTTCCCAAAGAGAGTGAAACATCAAGACTGCAATCTCTTGCAAAGTTTACTAAGGTAATTGGTATAGTTGAACAATACAATGTTGATGACATAACTATTGAAGAGCTAATGGACAAGGCACTTGATGGAATGATGCAAAATCTCGATGCTCATTCAAACTACTTGACTAAAAAAGATTATAAAAAGTTAAAAGTGCAAACAAGTGGTGAGTTTGGTGGGCTTGGTATCACTGTAGGAATGAAAGATGGAGCATTGACAGTCATATCCCCTATAGACGGTACTCCAGCAGATAAAGCAGGACTTCAATCTGGCGACATTATTTTAAAAATTGATGAGAAATCGACAATAAGTATGACTATAGATGAAGCAGTCTCTCTGATGAGAGGAAAAGTTGGTGATCCAATCGATGTAACAATAGTCAGAAAAGGTGAAATGAAACCACTAGTTATTCATATCGTCCGTGGTATTATTACTATAGAATCTGTTCATGTTAAAACAATTAATGATGATACTCTTTACATAAGAGTCGCAAGCTTTGATCAAAAAGTTGCAGCAGATGTTGCAAAAGAGATTAAAAAAAGAAAAGCTACTACTAAAGGCATTATTTTAGATTTAAGGAACAATCCTGGTGGACTCTTAGATCAAGCAGTCGACTTGGTTGACCTCTTTGTAGACAAAGGTGATATCGTATCTCAAAAAGGGCGTCAAGAGAGTGACGCGAAAACATTTACGGCGTCTTCTAGAGCGACTCTTACAAAAGTACCTATGGTTGTTCTTATAAATGGTGGAAGTGCTAGTGCTTCTGAAATTGTTAGTGGAGCACTTCAAGACCATAAACGAGCTGTTTTAGTAGGAGAGAACACTTTTGGAAAAGGAAGTGTTCAAGTAGTTCTACCTATAACAAACGATGAAGCTATTAAACTTACTATTGCAAGATACTATCTACCTAGTGGAAGAACCATCCAAGCCGTTGGAGTAAAACCAGATATTGAAGTTGCTCCAGGTGAAGTAAAAACTCGTAAAAATGAGTTTGCAATTAAAGAATCTGACTTAAAACAGCACCTTGAAGAAGAACTTGAAAAAGTTGATGGAAAAAAAGATGAAATAAAAGAAGATAAAAAAGAGAATAAAGATATAATTACGTCAGAAATGCTTACTAAAGATATTCAACTCAAAGAAGCTGTAGATATTATCAAAGCTCTTGTTATAATTAAAGGATAA
- the purC gene encoding phosphoribosylaminoimidazolesuccinocarboxamide synthase, which yields MEKRGLLYEGKAKKLFLTDDENLVISEFKDDLTAFNGEKKSSESGKGALNNKISTELFKLLEANGIQTHFVEMLDDNHMLHKKVDVILIEVIVRNIATGSLSRNLGIEDGKVLPFTLVEFDYKDDALGDPKLNDQHALILGLVDYQDELDKLRRMARQVNDILKPYFADKGLNLVDFKLEFGKDSNGNIILIDEISPDNCRFWDIESGEKMDKDRFRQGLGGLKVAYEQVLQRILGN from the coding sequence ATGGAAAAAAGAGGACTCCTCTATGAAGGTAAAGCTAAAAAATTATTTTTAACAGATGATGAGAACTTAGTTATTTCAGAATTTAAAGATGATTTAACAGCGTTTAATGGTGAGAAAAAATCTAGTGAATCTGGAAAAGGTGCACTAAACAACAAGATTTCCACTGAGCTATTTAAGCTTTTAGAAGCTAATGGAATTCAGACTCACTTCGTAGAGATGTTAGATGATAATCATATGCTTCACAAAAAAGTTGATGTAATCTTAATAGAAGTTATAGTTCGTAATATTGCGACAGGTTCACTATCAAGAAATCTTGGAATAGAAGATGGAAAAGTTCTACCATTTACGCTTGTAGAGTTTGACTACAAAGATGATGCGCTAGGTGATCCAAAACTTAATGATCAGCATGCTCTTATTTTAGGCTTAGTAGATTATCAAGATGAACTAGATAAACTTCGTCGTATGGCTCGCCAAGTAAATGACATATTAAAGCCTTATTTTGCAGACAAGGGTCTTAATCTTGTTGACTTCAAGTTAGAGTTTGGTAAAGATTCAAATGGAAATATAATTCTTATTGATGAAATTTCACCTGATAATTGTCGTTTTTGGGATATAGAGAGTGGAGAGAAGATGGATAAAGATAGATTCCGTCAAGGTTTAGGTGGGTTAAAAGTAGCTTATGAGCAAGTATTACAAAGAATATTAGGAAATTAA
- the purS gene encoding phosphoribosylformylglycinamidine synthase subunit PurS: protein MKAIVNVSLKTGVLDSQGKAVHHALDSLHFSGVNDVRVGKQIVLQLDTEDKTQAMSDVQKMCEELLANTVIEDYEIELV from the coding sequence ATGAAAGCAATAGTAAATGTATCTTTAAAAACAGGTGTTTTAGACTCTCAAGGAAAAGCGGTGCATCATGCACTAGATTCTCTTCACTTCAGTGGTGTAAATGATGTGCGTGTAGGAAAACAGATAGTTTTACAACTAGATACTGAAGATAAGACACAAGCAATGAGTGATGTCCAAAAGATGTGTGAAGAACTTTTAGCTAACACAGTAATTGAAGATTATGAGATAGAGCTAGTTTAA
- the purQ gene encoding phosphoribosylformylglycinamidine synthase I has protein sequence MKVSILQFPGTNCEYDTQHAFESLGATTEIIWHKSESIPSDTNLLVVAGGFSYGDYLRSGAIAKFSPVMKAVTEYANNGGKVLGICNGFQVLTEAGLLPGALKRNDGLHFISKYHHLKVENNDNIFLEELNNGDVVNIPIAHHDGNYYINESGLQDLKDNNQILLTYSDKQGNTLNPNGSVNAIAGVCNKEKNVFGLMPHPERAMEMILGSNDGVNMLKGFLQS, from the coding sequence ATGAAGGTTTCAATTTTACAATTTCCAGGAACAAACTGTGAATATGATACACAACATGCCTTTGAAAGCCTTGGAGCTACAACAGAGATAATATGGCATAAATCTGAGTCAATTCCTAGTGATACTAACCTTTTAGTTGTGGCTGGTGGTTTTTCTTATGGTGACTATCTTCGAAGTGGTGCTATAGCAAAGTTTTCTCCTGTTATGAAAGCTGTAACAGAGTATGCTAACAATGGTGGCAAAGTTTTGGGAATCTGTAATGGTTTTCAGGTTTTAACTGAAGCTGGTTTACTCCCTGGTGCACTTAAGCGCAATGATGGGCTTCACTTTATCTCTAAATATCATCATCTAAAAGTTGAAAATAACGACAATATATTTTTAGAAGAACTAAATAATGGAGATGTAGTTAATATCCCAATAGCTCATCATGATGGAAACTACTATATAAATGAAAGTGGACTTCAAGACTTAAAAGATAACAATCAAATTCTCTTAACCTACAGTGACAAACAAGGTAATACTTTAAACCCTAATGGAAGTGTAAATGCCATTGCTGGTGTTTGCAATAAAGAGAAAAATGTATTTGGCTTAATGCCCCATCCTGAGCGTGCAATGGAGATGATTCTTGGCTCAAACGATGGAGTAAATATGTTAAAAGGTTTCCTTCAATCGTGA
- a CDS encoding lysophospholipid acyltransferase family protein — translation MKILAHINWLIATAIIFFSLALSILMYPIMPRPYSRKIAAWFIRLTIFFSTTVKGEEDPQVQMFLINHQSDLDIGVMETITKKDLAWVAKKALFDVPFFGLAMSLPEDIEVERESKTSLVKLLRAAKDRLAKKRVITMFPEGTRSRTGRMLPFKSGAKVIADMNQLKVQPIVLVETASCYDIKHFFYMPKDIKVVYMDSFIADKNDENWLSDLRIKMQKVYDDELASNNSNR, via the coding sequence ATGAAGATACTTGCTCATATTAATTGGTTAATAGCTACCGCTATTATCTTTTTCTCTCTGGCTCTTTCCATCCTTATGTATCCAATCATGCCAAGGCCCTATTCTAGAAAAATAGCTGCATGGTTCATTCGTCTAACTATCTTTTTCTCCACAACAGTAAAAGGAGAAGAGGACCCTCAAGTGCAGATGTTTCTTATAAACCACCAGAGTGATTTAGACATTGGCGTTATGGAAACAATAACAAAAAAAGACCTAGCTTGGGTAGCGAAGAAAGCGCTTTTTGATGTTCCTTTTTTTGGTCTTGCCATGAGTTTACCAGAAGATATTGAAGTTGAACGCGAGAGTAAAACATCTCTAGTAAAACTACTTCGAGCAGCAAAAGACAGACTCGCAAAAAAACGAGTCATAACTATGTTTCCAGAAGGAACACGCTCTCGAACAGGAAGAATGCTTCCCTTTAAATCTGGAGCGAAAGTAATTGCAGATATGAATCAGCTAAAAGTACAACCCATTGTATTAGTTGAAACTGCTTCATGTTATGATATTAAACATTTTTTCTATATGCCAAAAGATATTAAAGTAGTTTATATGGATTCTTTTATAGCAGATAAAAATGATGAAAATTGGCTGAGTGACTTACGAATAAAAATGCAAAAGGTGTATGATGATGAGTTGGCAAGCAATAATAGCAATAGGTAG
- the crcB gene encoding fluoride efflux transporter CrcB, whose translation MSWQAIIAIGSGGFIGAVLRSYLNGLISQRVSHILPFGTLGVNLLGSFIMGCLIAYFMHTTIFSVHMKSFLTTGILGALTTYSTFAMESFLLLQGGNIVLALTNMSLNLFGTIFMAGSGYYLINNVVKF comes from the coding sequence ATGAGTTGGCAAGCAATAATAGCAATAGGTAGCGGTGGCTTTATTGGAGCGGTACTGCGTTCTTATTTAAATGGTCTTATCTCTCAGAGGGTCTCTCATATACTCCCTTTTGGAACACTCGGGGTAAACCTACTTGGTAGCTTTATAATGGGTTGTTTAATCGCTTACTTTATGCATACGACTATCTTCTCTGTACATATGAAATCATTTCTAACTACGGGAATTTTAGGTGCACTTACTACATACTCAACATTTGCTATGGAGAGTTTTTTACTTCTTCAAGGTGGTAACATAGTTTTAGCACTTACTAATATGTCTCTAAATCTTTTTGGAACTATTTTTATGGCTGGGAGTGGGTACTACCTTATTAACAATGTCGTTAAATTTTAA
- a CDS encoding ATP-binding cassette domain-containing protein produces the protein MNLSTLLEVKNLSFGFTKDKLLLKDFNISLKRGEIKAIVGESGAGKSTLFELILGNIKPLSGEIKVSSYSQVFQDPYSSFHPSYTLLNQIEDVALTDELEKYLLILNLEKSLLLKLPHELSGGQLQRASILRAILMKPDVLLLDEPTSALDNVIQLEVMGMLVKHLDSMAMLLITHDIELARWCADEIVKI, from the coding sequence ATGAATTTGAGTACTCTTTTAGAAGTAAAAAACTTATCTTTTGGTTTTACAAAGGATAAGTTACTTTTAAAAGACTTTAATATCTCTTTAAAAAGAGGTGAGATTAAAGCGATAGTAGGAGAGAGTGGAGCTGGCAAAAGTACACTTTTTGAACTTATTCTAGGAAATATAAAACCTTTAAGTGGAGAGATAAAAGTAAGTTCATATTCTCAAGTTTTTCAGGACCCATATAGCTCTTTTCATCCAAGCTACACACTCTTAAATCAAATAGAAGATGTAGCCCTTACAGATGAGTTAGAAAAATATCTCTTAATTTTAAACCTTGAGAAGAGCCTACTCTTGAAATTGCCACATGAGCTCTCAGGTGGACAGCTTCAGCGTGCTTCTATCCTACGTGCTATACTTATGAAACCTGATGTACTTCTTTTAGACGAGCCAACATCGGCTCTTGATAATGTTATTCAGCTTGAGGTTATGGGAATGCTGGTTAAGCATTTAGATAGTATGGCTATGCTACTTATTACACATGATATTGAATTAGCAAGATGGTGTGCGGACGAGATAGTTAAAATTTAA
- a CDS encoding dUTP diphosphatase, with protein sequence MDKILLMLQLQNQLNDATNGDEWTKGITKNHKTINWRRCIYMECAEMVDSFSWKHWKSIDKEPDWDNHQIEVVDVWHFIMSLAIENYSQNLRGGVEDLGINISQLPSFATIDIKSDSFSSQDEVIDKIENIMRLVLSKKELKLEELISDFFDLVVMSGLDLETLYRLYVGKNILNQFRQDNGYKDGSYIKVWNGEEDNVVMKRIWEENSDIKPDHLYKELTKSYLALT encoded by the coding sequence ATGGATAAGATTTTACTTATGTTACAGCTTCAAAATCAACTTAATGATGCAACAAATGGAGATGAATGGACAAAAGGTATAACAAAGAACCATAAAACTATTAACTGGAGACGCTGTATATATATGGAGTGTGCTGAAATGGTAGATAGTTTTTCATGGAAGCACTGGAAAAGCATTGATAAAGAGCCTGATTGGGATAATCATCAAATTGAAGTTGTTGATGTATGGCATTTTATTATGAGCTTAGCTATTGAGAACTACTCACAAAACTTAAGAGGTGGTGTAGAAGATTTAGGAATCAATATTTCACAACTTCCTAGTTTCGCAACAATAGATATAAAATCAGACTCTTTTTCATCACAAGATGAAGTTATTGATAAAATAGAGAATATTATGCGTTTAGTTTTGAGTAAAAAAGAGTTAAAACTTGAAGAGCTTATATCAGACTTTTTTGATTTAGTCGTTATGAGCGGTTTAGACTTAGAGACGCTTTATAGACTCTACGTTGGCAAAAACATACTCAATCAGTTCCGTCAAGATAACGGATACAAAGATGGGTCGTATATAAAAGTTTGGAATGGAGAAGAGGACAATGTTGTAATGAAGCGTATCTGGGAAGAAAATTCAGATATAAAGCCAGACCATCTCTACAAAGAGCTGACTAAGAGCTATTTAGCATTAACATAG
- a CDS encoding uracil-DNA glycosylase, whose amino-acid sequence MKRINCRKCEYYFVTWEANKPHGCKAYGFKSPQIPSLVVFQSSGSDCSMFKQKTMAK is encoded by the coding sequence ATGAAAAGAATTAATTGTAGAAAATGTGAGTACTATTTTGTAACATGGGAAGCAAATAAACCTCATGGCTGTAAAGCTTATGGTTTTAAATCTCCTCAGATTCCATCATTAGTAGTATTTCAAAGTAGTGGATCAGATTGTTCCATGTTTAAACAAAAAACTATGGCCAAATAA
- a CDS encoding pyridoxamine 5'-phosphate oxidase family protein: protein MKDSLFRIHSFIQEHHVMSLATFYEDEISSCSLFYVYDESSQSFVVASSMETTHILHINNNPKIAGNILLETKEIGNIQGVQFKGIFLELRDEKFKKEYFKRFPYAKALSPKLWKIEVNSFKMTDNRLGFAKKIIWP from the coding sequence ATGAAGGATAGTCTTTTTAGAATTCACTCCTTTATTCAAGAACACCATGTCATGTCTCTTGCAACGTTTTATGAAGATGAGATAAGCTCTTGTAGCCTCTTTTATGTTTATGATGAATCGAGTCAATCATTTGTTGTTGCAAGTAGCATGGAAACAACACACATACTCCATATAAACAATAATCCAAAAATTGCAGGTAATATCCTTTTAGAGACTAAAGAGATAGGAAATATTCAAGGTGTTCAATTTAAGGGTATTTTTTTAGAGTTGCGAGATGAAAAATTTAAAAAAGAGTATTTTAAAAGATTTCCATATGCTAAAGCACTCTCGCCTAAGCTTTGGAAGATAGAGGTGAATAGTTTTAAAATGACTGATAATCGACTAGGTTTTGCTAAAAAAATTATTTGGCCATAG